One Bremerella alba DNA segment encodes these proteins:
- a CDS encoding HoxN/HupN/NixA family nickel/cobalt transporter has protein sequence MHNHTHEMTLGLAFMLGAFHALEPGHGKTAMLVYLAESKRSLWHPVIMGVSTALSHSCSLIAIAFAVHLAHHIVAGDHYHETLVSDVLQWISAVLVLSVGTWMLWRAVTGKKSTCCHHHEHDHCCDSNNLVSLEAPANVTSEPTYTEVEPKSSFSATAILGIAVGLLPCPSALAAYFTGLSTGQPWVSYLIIALFAAGIATSLSIVGVCLQLFGDRLAKYSHQAKHLPWSHIRAFLILGIGLYYVVCLLNDPNPGGHIH, from the coding sequence ATGCATAACCACACCCACGAAATGACGCTTGGCTTGGCATTCATGCTGGGCGCTTTTCACGCCCTAGAACCTGGCCATGGCAAGACAGCAATGCTTGTCTACCTTGCGGAAAGCAAGCGGAGTCTCTGGCATCCGGTGATCATGGGAGTGAGTACCGCATTGTCGCACTCCTGTTCGTTAATAGCGATCGCTTTCGCCGTTCACTTGGCACACCACATCGTGGCAGGCGATCACTATCACGAGACCCTTGTTTCAGATGTTCTTCAATGGATCAGCGCGGTATTGGTGCTCAGCGTGGGAACTTGGATGCTGTGGAGAGCAGTGACAGGCAAGAAGTCAACCTGCTGTCATCACCACGAACACGACCATTGTTGCGATTCTAATAACCTGGTTAGCCTGGAAGCACCTGCGAACGTTACGTCGGAACCCACCTATACTGAAGTCGAACCCAAAAGCAGTTTTTCGGCAACGGCCATCTTGGGGATTGCTGTGGGCCTACTTCCTTGTCCGTCGGCCTTGGCTGCCTACTTCACTGGCCTTTCTACTGGGCAGCCCTGGGTTTCTTATTTAATTATCGCCCTCTTCGCAGCTGGAATTGCGACATCGCTCTCCATCGTAGGCGTTTGTCTTCAGCTATTCGGAGATCGGTTGGCAAAGTATTCCCACCAAGCAAAACATCTACCTTGGTCACACATCCGTGCGTTCTTAATCCTCGGCATAGGGCTCTACTACGTTGTCTGCCTGTTGAATGATCCCAATCCAGGGGGTCATATTCACTAA
- a CDS encoding heavy metal translocating P-type ATPase, which yields MSSVSVSKRIHSDLDAGLTSFEKWRMSIRFSTALIAASLLVVGILIERLMPMEQRALAAAFQAGAALLVIAPILWEAIVGLFRESPEYYSAQLVSVAALAAFAVGDFATAVIVPVILSVAFFLEERSILGANSAIAGLQALQSNLARRIDSDGAERSIAAADLMVGDTIAIAPGESIPADAVVLRGHAAIDQSSITGESTPEEVSPGSKIFAGSMNLNGLLQAKVTSAGDDTTLAKVLDLFQEAERSKTRVLRLVEQYAKYFVLGVLLIAGITLFLTHDVTRAITVLVVGCPGPFLIAGPAAMVASLAVASRHGILVKNARFLEALSEINCVVFDKTGTVTTGRLDVCRVIPMACREEDVLQSVIAGVSVNQHPVSKAIARFGKQQGQSIPEVQDVEEVPGLGIRIQFADDRIVILGRESWLNQEGIATESIEHSGPMVWAAEISGTNKRTLGCICLSDRARADSPQVIRQLRDLRVERTVLLTGDRAAVAQNIGLEVGVDEIVSEVLPSEKLQVVELEKRAGYNVMVVGDGINDAPALAAGNVGIAMGVGGADITMRSADIVLMTDQLDRLPMAMVLAAKTKATIHRNVLIGAGLTLVMLGLASAGTITPVAGATLQNIGEAFVIINSAAILRWKWQPPVATVASCPSPKNG from the coding sequence ATGAGTTCGGTTTCGGTATCAAAAAGAATTCATAGCGATCTCGATGCAGGGCTTACCTCGTTCGAAAAGTGGCGGATGAGTATCCGTTTCAGCACAGCCTTGATCGCGGCGTCGCTGCTGGTGGTGGGAATACTGATCGAGCGTCTCATGCCGATGGAACAACGAGCGTTGGCGGCCGCGTTTCAAGCAGGGGCCGCGTTGCTGGTGATCGCTCCGATCTTGTGGGAAGCCATCGTGGGGCTCTTCCGTGAGTCGCCGGAATACTACAGCGCCCAATTAGTCAGCGTGGCCGCACTAGCGGCCTTTGCTGTGGGTGACTTTGCAACAGCGGTGATTGTGCCGGTGATCTTGAGTGTCGCTTTCTTTCTGGAGGAACGCAGTATTCTGGGTGCGAACTCCGCGATCGCCGGTCTTCAGGCCTTGCAGTCCAACCTTGCACGCAGGATCGATTCGGATGGTGCTGAACGGTCCATCGCGGCCGCCGACCTGATGGTAGGCGATACGATTGCCATCGCACCAGGTGAAAGTATTCCAGCGGACGCTGTCGTGCTACGCGGCCATGCGGCTATCGACCAATCGTCTATTACCGGCGAATCGACGCCTGAAGAAGTCAGCCCTGGTTCCAAGATCTTTGCCGGTTCGATGAATTTGAACGGCCTGCTGCAGGCCAAAGTCACCTCCGCTGGAGACGATACGACCCTGGCCAAAGTGCTCGACCTGTTTCAAGAAGCAGAGCGATCCAAAACCCGTGTCCTTCGATTGGTCGAGCAGTATGCCAAATACTTCGTGTTGGGCGTGTTACTGATTGCGGGGATCACGCTGTTTCTAACTCATGATGTCACGCGAGCGATCACTGTGCTGGTGGTCGGCTGCCCCGGGCCGTTTCTGATTGCCGGTCCTGCGGCGATGGTTGCCTCATTAGCAGTCGCATCACGGCATGGAATCCTTGTGAAGAACGCTCGGTTTCTCGAGGCGCTCAGCGAGATTAATTGCGTTGTATTCGATAAGACCGGAACGGTAACGACAGGGCGGTTGGACGTCTGTCGAGTGATACCGATGGCGTGCCGAGAGGAAGACGTCCTGCAATCGGTGATCGCCGGAGTCTCAGTTAACCAGCATCCTGTTTCCAAGGCGATTGCCCGGTTTGGAAAACAACAAGGGCAGTCTATTCCAGAAGTGCAAGACGTTGAGGAGGTTCCCGGGCTGGGAATTCGCATTCAATTCGCCGACGACAGGATTGTCATCTTGGGACGTGAAAGCTGGCTCAACCAGGAGGGGATCGCGACCGAGTCTATCGAACATTCGGGGCCGATGGTGTGGGCCGCTGAGATCAGCGGAACCAACAAACGCACGCTCGGCTGTATCTGCTTGTCCGATCGTGCGCGTGCTGACTCGCCCCAGGTAATTCGACAGCTTCGAGACTTGCGTGTCGAACGAACCGTTCTGCTGACAGGCGACCGGGCAGCCGTTGCCCAAAACATTGGCCTGGAAGTGGGTGTCGACGAAATCGTATCCGAGGTGCTCCCCTCTGAAAAGCTTCAAGTGGTCGAACTCGAGAAGCGAGCTGGATACAACGTTATGGTCGTAGGAGACGGAATTAACGACGCCCCCGCCCTGGCCGCAGGCAACGTTGGTATCGCGATGGGGGTTGGGGGAGCCGATATCACGATGCGCAGCGCCGATATTGTCTTGATGACCGATCAATTGGACCGACTTCCCATGGCAATGGTTCTAGCCGCCAAAACGAAAGCGACCATTCACCGAAACGTGCTGATTGGTGCTGGGCTAACCCTTGTGATGTTGGGACTTGCATCCGCAGGAACAATTACGCCAGTCGCAGGCGCCACACTTCAAAATATTGGGGAGGCATTTGTCATCATCAATAGCGCCGCCATCTTACGTTGGAAGTGGCAACCACCTGTTGCCACTGTTGCGTCCTGCCCAAGTCCGAAGAACGGTTGA
- the hflK gene encoding protease modulator HflK encodes MSEKRTFPQPPSPKNNRSQRAEQIGAGVGAGMRIIGAMAILLMILFWCSGITMVQPNEVALVTRFGKLVGSTPSDQVKQPGMLLAWPYPIDEVIRIPVKEEREVAIGRLQLSEASNQTSVLDPIRDGYVLCGDQHILQTSVRVKYRIADPVAYHFQADRPERVLEEAATASVVQTVASWNAMDTLRLQRTSDNEVVERLPLVVRQTLQDRLDLLGLGIEVNAVEFREITPTPQLAQAFENVQSEQIHIETRKREAEGFVARTIPQAEAQRYTLVNEATRFQTEITTNADQEVTLFDKVYAQYLANPELVWSRLYLEAMEQIMQNVGQLKFVAPGTRIVISPGNTTNTDIPPGSQSTKGQEQ; translated from the coding sequence ATGAGTGAAAAGCGAACGTTCCCCCAGCCGCCATCTCCCAAGAACAATCGCTCTCAACGTGCCGAACAGATCGGTGCTGGAGTCGGGGCGGGGATGCGAATCATTGGAGCCATGGCGATCCTGCTCATGATCTTGTTCTGGTGCTCCGGGATCACGATGGTGCAACCGAACGAAGTTGCCTTGGTGACTCGTTTCGGGAAGCTTGTCGGCTCAACCCCGAGCGATCAAGTCAAACAGCCGGGCATGCTGTTAGCTTGGCCTTACCCCATTGATGAGGTCATCCGCATTCCGGTCAAAGAGGAACGCGAAGTAGCAATCGGACGGCTTCAACTGAGCGAGGCAAGCAATCAGACTTCGGTACTCGATCCGATTCGCGACGGATACGTGTTATGCGGCGATCAGCACATCTTGCAGACGAGCGTTCGCGTGAAATACCGAATCGCTGACCCGGTTGCCTATCATTTTCAAGCGGATCGGCCTGAACGTGTTTTGGAGGAAGCGGCAACCGCATCGGTCGTTCAAACGGTCGCTAGTTGGAATGCGATGGACACCCTCAGATTGCAGCGCACCTCTGATAACGAAGTAGTTGAACGTTTACCCCTGGTGGTTCGTCAGACTTTGCAAGATCGTCTTGATCTGCTTGGTCTGGGTATTGAGGTGAATGCCGTGGAATTTCGCGAAATCACCCCTACGCCCCAGTTGGCCCAGGCGTTTGAGAATGTTCAGAGTGAACAAATTCATATCGAGACCAGAAAACGCGAAGCGGAAGGGTTCGTCGCGCGTACGATCCCTCAAGCCGAGGCGCAGCGTTACACACTCGTCAACGAGGCGACTCGATTTCAAACTGAAATCACGACTAACGCAGATCAGGAAGTGACGCTCTTCGACAAGGTGTACGCTCAATATCTAGCCAACCCTGAGCTTGTCTGGTCACGACTTTATCTGGAGGCGATGGAACAGATCATGCAGAACGTTGGGCAACTCAAATTTGTCGCCCCAGGTACGAGGATTGTGATCTCGCCGGGTAATACGACCAACACTGACATTCCACCCGGAAGCCAGTCGACGAAAGGTCAAGAGCAATGA
- the hflC gene encoding protease modulator HflC: MDNVTNNQPIPPTALWTRFVRIGLGISILLLLIAYPCYVQVSEGTAVVVTRFGKPTRQWMEPGAYFKLPWPIEDARVVDLRQHVFNTPYTATLTRDRRNVVLSTFVVWDVSDPLLFLQSSGSVEAVSAKIDGMVTAAKNNRMGGYDLSALVSTNSDQVQTVRIEQQLLADVQQNALDKFGIQIRQIGINRIAYEASNVSAVLAQMKAERESAAKQLRAVGDKDANAIRDDALVRSEEILRDGRLEAGKIRANAEQKVSEIYAQAHMRDPEFYRYWRSLESLKRSLGSDSTVILRTNEGFMDLLTTPPPVPNAAVPPTQPTTSNDRTVRLPQVDPRTNIEGQP; this comes from the coding sequence ATGGATAACGTAACCAATAACCAACCGATACCGCCGACAGCACTATGGACCCGATTTGTCAGAATTGGATTAGGCATTTCGATTCTTTTGCTTTTGATTGCCTATCCCTGTTATGTCCAGGTATCTGAAGGAACAGCGGTCGTCGTAACGAGATTTGGAAAACCAACGCGTCAATGGATGGAGCCAGGTGCATACTTCAAGTTGCCTTGGCCGATCGAGGACGCTCGCGTGGTGGATCTGCGGCAGCATGTCTTCAACACGCCGTATACAGCGACATTAACTCGCGATCGACGTAACGTGGTTCTTTCAACGTTTGTCGTTTGGGATGTTTCCGATCCGCTTCTGTTTTTGCAGTCTTCGGGAAGCGTAGAGGCAGTATCAGCCAAAATCGATGGGATGGTTACCGCCGCCAAAAATAACCGAATGGGGGGCTATGACCTATCTGCGTTGGTCTCAACGAACTCAGACCAAGTGCAGACCGTGCGTATCGAACAGCAACTATTGGCAGACGTTCAGCAAAACGCACTCGACAAGTTCGGAATCCAGATTCGACAAATTGGCATTAACCGAATTGCCTACGAAGCCTCGAACGTTTCGGCCGTTTTAGCCCAAATGAAAGCGGAACGGGAATCAGCAGCCAAGCAGCTTAGAGCAGTGGGTGACAAAGATGCGAACGCAATCCGTGACGATGCTTTGGTTCGCAGTGAAGAAATATTACGGGACGGAAGGTTGGAAGCAGGTAAAATTCGCGCCAATGCAGAGCAAAAGGTTTCCGAGATTTACGCTCAAGCACATATGCGTGATCCGGAGTTCTATCGCTACTGGCGATCACTTGAGTCGCTTAAGCGAAGTTTGGGCAGCGATTCCACTGTGATTCTGCGTACAAACGAGGGGTTCATGGACCTGCTGACCACGCCTCCTCCGGTACCCAACGCCGCAGTTCCGCCCACGCAGCCAACCACTTCCAATGACCGCACTGTAAGACTACCTCAGGTGGATCCGCGAACGAACATCGAGGGGCAACCATGA
- a CDS encoding SPFH domain-containing protein, with the protein MSEPSQQNHSSPVSPEVNAWLGQLLWIVGVSAALSFGYAFFSESALFRGLSIQLLLTSVLLWSTRRSLKLQAIPSSDHRQVVERWSLQCIFIAGPLVVLLIGVVFSLLIGRVEVARPLSPQEIATSAILAILAASLWTALGKMTQGIHGDTGTLSTIQLTLHETRVAWFLAAIAQLTSSVLPQTPQWLAVVLHVYLICIISESLLRLLVAWFQLEQKTQTDDLTTTTPFDSLFRELLLSSWNPLDTLFEIAEKRFGLSLRSSWSIRFFRRTTPVAIVLTCLLFWLSTSLVIVQPDQLALSEILGTVLAEPLQPGVHLNAPWPFGKVRRVSVGEIRTLQIGFSQTVDEKAVVADQPRSLLWTEPHANEFALVLGTQSELVAVNAQIYFQVGKQVDQLKDYLIRHADPVAALEAIAYQVLREETENASLDQVLTEDRQAFANRIAAKVAQKSQQMQLGIDLVDVSLLSLHPPVEAADAYLDVSNAESDAQRIIIEARGNAAAKLLAAEKQSFALVATARQEAARRVGLAGQEASHFAEANKAYQAAPETYRARLWFDTFEKALPGRRVYVIDTELQDVLLTDPNAAISPNMIPPLSLQSQ; encoded by the coding sequence ATGAGTGAACCATCCCAGCAAAATCATTCCTCACCGGTATCCCCCGAAGTCAATGCTTGGCTAGGGCAACTGTTATGGATTGTGGGAGTAAGTGCGGCCCTTTCATTCGGCTACGCATTCTTCAGTGAATCGGCACTGTTTCGCGGTCTTAGTATCCAGTTGTTACTGACCAGTGTGCTACTATGGTCGACCCGCCGCTCACTCAAGTTACAGGCGATACCGTCTTCGGACCATCGCCAGGTCGTCGAGAGATGGTCACTTCAATGTATTTTCATTGCGGGACCATTGGTCGTCCTGTTGATCGGAGTCGTATTTTCACTTTTAATCGGCCGGGTAGAAGTCGCACGCCCCCTATCCCCGCAAGAGATTGCGACCTCGGCAATCCTAGCGATTCTGGCTGCCAGTTTATGGACTGCCTTGGGAAAGATGACGCAGGGAATTCATGGCGACACGGGTACGCTATCGACGATCCAATTAACGCTTCATGAAACGCGCGTTGCTTGGTTCTTGGCCGCTATAGCCCAGTTGACTTCGTCGGTATTGCCCCAGACGCCACAATGGCTGGCAGTCGTGCTCCATGTCTACTTGATCTGTATAATCAGCGAAAGCCTGCTGAGATTGTTGGTCGCATGGTTTCAGTTGGAACAGAAAACTCAGACCGATGACCTGACCACGACTACCCCATTCGATTCCTTGTTTCGAGAGCTGTTGCTCTCCTCGTGGAATCCACTTGATACACTCTTTGAGATCGCCGAGAAGCGTTTTGGACTGAGTCTCCGCTCTTCCTGGTCGATTCGCTTCTTTCGCCGAACGACACCAGTAGCGATTGTCTTGACGTGTCTACTGTTCTGGCTTTCGACCTCACTGGTGATTGTCCAGCCTGATCAATTGGCCCTCTCGGAAATACTAGGAACCGTCCTAGCGGAACCGCTACAGCCGGGCGTCCATCTGAACGCACCCTGGCCCTTTGGCAAGGTGAGACGTGTATCGGTGGGTGAGATCCGAACGCTCCAGATTGGATTTTCGCAGACCGTCGACGAAAAAGCAGTTGTAGCGGACCAGCCTCGCTCGTTGCTTTGGACGGAACCACACGCCAACGAGTTTGCCTTGGTTCTAGGAACACAATCGGAACTTGTGGCCGTGAATGCCCAGATCTACTTTCAGGTAGGTAAGCAAGTCGATCAGTTGAAGGACTACTTGATTCGGCATGCCGACCCTGTCGCAGCACTTGAGGCAATCGCATATCAAGTTTTGCGTGAAGAAACGGAAAACGCGTCACTCGATCAGGTTCTCACCGAAGATCGTCAGGCGTTCGCGAATCGAATCGCTGCCAAGGTCGCTCAAAAGTCTCAGCAGATGCAACTAGGAATTGATCTCGTCGACGTAAGCCTGCTTAGCTTGCATCCTCCAGTCGAAGCTGCCGATGCTTACTTGGATGTCAGCAATGCGGAAAGCGACGCCCAAAGAATTATCATCGAAGCTCGCGGAAACGCGGCCGCTAAACTTCTTGCTGCCGAAAAGCAATCGTTTGCATTGGTGGCCACCGCCCGGCAAGAAGCCGCACGACGCGTGGGACTTGCCGGTCAGGAAGCATCGCACTTCGCCGAGGCCAACAAAGCGTACCAAGCCGCCCCGGAAACATATCGTGCTCGGCTGTGGTTTGACACTTTTGAAAAGGCACTGCCAGGTCGTCGAGTGTATGTCATCGATACCGAACTCCAGGATGTCTTGTTGACTGATCCGAACGCAGCGATCTCGCCCAACATGATTCCACCGCTCTCATTGCAGTCACAGTAG
- a CDS encoding permease — protein MTLAYFWNTFSPEEWVVTLLITIIRVLVESSATILVGVLCAAGLRVTGGVEFLKRWLGAEGRIGRTFRLIAGCLCVPVCAFGVLPIVKELYEGGLPRRDIAVIWLVAPLVNPLAILYAISVLPIWQCGVFLLVACLYAVLVAEVAGRFQDESAASSIEAVPVATHGTTRLWNATIAAGRIVTGWSAVYIMLGTVIAGMVIGMIPSGAFEQIFSYQNVSGPLKTMALTGPQIVTPITFTMAISAIHHTHLAFACAIALQLLGVAWCGGTLFAMRTIWGSQRTIALLLATLIFSATLSYGTYTVFPPSVGEEEETHGLDTLAKPYHATFSQFNMARDQQLKHTDVIMLAGSTFLVILMLWGVVVRWQRLSFREDPEPTNEVEATPSRWNVELTPGQIGLAMVGMIALGSVMLLYSLFPSVDESFAQMQKISADAAIAVKTNRPIAARQKLAEWDTVAARLPVGWVLRLSVPNNEQASQIRQLRALLWETSQQMTQTDLTAVEARQKGADLIDQFHTCKKACTGEQP, from the coding sequence ATGACGCTGGCATATTTCTGGAACACTTTTTCTCCGGAAGAATGGGTCGTCACGCTGTTGATAACGATCATCCGCGTGCTTGTGGAGTCATCTGCCACGATCCTTGTCGGTGTCCTTTGTGCCGCAGGACTTCGTGTAACTGGAGGAGTCGAATTTCTCAAGCGTTGGCTTGGAGCAGAGGGAAGGATTGGGCGTACGTTTCGCTTGATTGCAGGCTGCCTTTGCGTGCCGGTATGCGCCTTCGGAGTACTGCCGATCGTAAAGGAACTTTACGAAGGAGGATTACCACGACGTGACATAGCCGTGATCTGGCTGGTAGCCCCTTTGGTCAATCCATTGGCGATCTTATACGCGATCAGCGTGTTGCCAATCTGGCAATGTGGGGTCTTTCTGCTGGTAGCGTGTCTCTATGCCGTTTTGGTCGCGGAAGTCGCAGGTCGTTTTCAAGACGAGTCAGCAGCGAGTTCAATCGAGGCTGTGCCGGTGGCGACGCATGGTACAACGCGGCTGTGGAATGCCACTATTGCCGCAGGGCGCATTGTTACGGGTTGGTCGGCGGTTTATATCATGCTGGGAACAGTGATCGCTGGCATGGTGATTGGCATGATCCCTTCCGGTGCGTTCGAACAAATCTTTTCCTATCAGAATGTGAGTGGTCCACTCAAGACGATGGCGTTGACTGGGCCTCAGATAGTAACTCCGATCACATTTACGATGGCCATATCCGCCATTCATCATACGCATCTCGCGTTTGCGTGTGCAATTGCGCTGCAACTACTGGGTGTCGCCTGGTGTGGGGGAACGTTGTTCGCGATGAGAACAATCTGGGGGTCCCAGCGAACGATAGCACTTCTGCTGGCCACACTGATCTTCTCTGCGACGCTCAGCTATGGAACCTATACGGTATTTCCCCCGTCTGTTGGCGAAGAAGAAGAAACCCATGGTCTCGATACGCTTGCCAAGCCCTACCACGCAACATTTTCTCAATTCAATATGGCACGAGACCAACAGCTAAAACACACCGATGTCATCATGCTGGCAGGTTCAACCTTTTTGGTGATCCTTATGTTGTGGGGCGTTGTCGTTCGCTGGCAAAGACTGTCTTTCCGAGAGGATCCAGAGCCAACGAATGAGGTGGAAGCCACTCCGAGTCGCTGGAATGTCGAACTGACGCCTGGCCAGATCGGATTGGCAATGGTCGGGATGATTGCCCTAGGATCGGTCATGCTGTTGTACTCTCTGTTTCCGAGCGTTGACGAGTCTTTCGCACAAATGCAGAAGATCTCGGCCGATGCGGCGATCGCCGTGAAAACGAATCGCCCAATAGCCGCTCGGCAGAAACTGGCCGAATGGGATACCGTCGCTGCCAGACTTCCAGTCGGCTGGGTATTACGCCTCAGTGTTCCGAATAACGAACAGGCTAGCCAGATTCGTCAGTTACGTGCTTTGCTCTGGGAAACAAGCCAACAGATGACCCAAACCGATTTAACCGCAGTGGAAGCAAGACAAAAGGGAGCCGATCTCATCGATCAATTTCATACGTGCAAGAAGGCGTGCACGGGAGAGCAGCCATGA
- a CDS encoding AAA family ATPase has product MIDGIRKALNQTLKGKSDVVEKVIACVLARGHILLEDLPGLGKTTLAKAVSTSIGGDFARVQCTPDLMPSDVTGFNMFNQKSREFEFVPGPVFSDVLLADEINRATPRTQSSLFEAMAERQVTIDKHSHRLADSFFVIATQNPIDSHGAYPLPEAQLDRFAMRLSIGYPGKQNEIEMLASSIGHSDRDRTAIEPVLTTRQLQQLQNHVSQVHIETNLLRYMVELAEFTRQRSEVTLGVSPRGLLTLQRVAQAWAHLNGRDFVTPDDIQEMAYPVLNVRLSGEFDDARELINEMLSTVPVPVTRD; this is encoded by the coding sequence ATGATCGACGGCATCCGTAAGGCGTTGAACCAAACCCTTAAGGGTAAATCCGACGTTGTCGAGAAGGTTATTGCCTGCGTGTTGGCCCGAGGGCACATATTGCTGGAAGACCTACCTGGGCTAGGAAAGACAACCCTGGCCAAGGCCGTATCTACTTCGATTGGTGGCGACTTCGCTCGGGTTCAGTGCACGCCAGACCTGATGCCGAGCGATGTAACCGGGTTCAATATGTTCAATCAGAAGAGCCGCGAGTTCGAGTTTGTCCCTGGGCCAGTTTTTTCAGACGTCTTGCTGGCAGACGAAATCAATCGTGCCACGCCACGAACCCAATCTTCGCTTTTCGAGGCGATGGCCGAACGTCAGGTCACTATCGATAAGCATTCCCACCGCTTGGCAGACTCTTTCTTTGTCATTGCGACACAGAACCCGATCGACAGTCATGGGGCGTACCCCTTGCCGGAAGCTCAGCTCGATCGCTTTGCCATGCGGCTGAGCATTGGTTACCCTGGCAAGCAAAATGAGATCGAGATGCTGGCCTCTAGTATCGGACACTCTGATCGGGACCGAACTGCGATCGAACCAGTCCTGACGACGCGGCAATTACAACAACTTCAGAACCACGTGTCTCAGGTGCATATTGAAACAAATCTGCTGCGATACATGGTGGAATTGGCGGAATTCACCCGGCAGCGTAGCGAGGTCACCCTTGGCGTTAGTCCGCGCGGGCTTTTGACACTGCAGCGTGTTGCCCAGGCCTGGGCACACCTCAATGGTCGCGACTTCGTAACCCCGGACGATATTCAAGAGATGGCTTACCCCGTTTTAAACGTTCGCTTGTCGGGTGAGTTCGATGATGCTCGGGAGTTGATTAACGAAATGCTGAGCACAGTCCCTGTTCCTGTGACGCGAGATTAA